Proteins encoded together in one Phycisphaerae bacterium window:
- the rfbB gene encoding dTDP-glucose 4,6-dehydratase — translation MRKLLVTGGAGFIGSNFVRMVLSEHPDCFIANLDKLTYAGNLENLAGFENHPNHKFIKGDICDGALTANIIDEYKIDAIINFAAESHVDRSITAPKIFIETNVAGTLTLLEAARDKKIERFIQISTDEVYGALGPEGKFTEQTPLSPNSPYSASKAAADHLVAAFGHTWGLKYNITRCSNNYGPYQFPEKMIPLMINNSLNDKDLPIYGDGLYVRDWLYVYDHCAAVWKVLTEAPPQQIYNIGGCNEKTNMELVGLILERLKKPQSLIKHVKDRPGHDRRYAIDAKKIMTELRWQPSLSFEEGINKTIDWYLQNQKWLTNIVSGEYQKYYDAMYSNR, via the coding sequence ATGAGAAAACTTTTAGTTACAGGTGGTGCCGGATTTATAGGAAGCAATTTCGTTCGAATGGTGCTTTCAGAGCATCCTGACTGCTTTATCGCCAATCTTGACAAGCTCACCTATGCCGGCAATCTTGAAAATCTCGCCGGATTTGAAAACCATCCTAACCACAAATTCATCAAAGGCGATATTTGCGATGGCGCTCTCACCGCAAATATCATCGACGAGTATAAAATAGATGCAATTATTAATTTTGCCGCCGAGAGTCACGTGGACCGCTCAATCACCGCTCCGAAGATTTTTATCGAAACTAACGTTGCCGGCACGCTGACATTGCTCGAAGCCGCGCGTGATAAAAAAATAGAGCGGTTCATTCAAATTTCGACCGACGAAGTATATGGTGCTCTCGGCCCGGAAGGCAAATTCACCGAACAGACGCCGCTTAGTCCGAACTCCCCGTATTCTGCCAGCAAGGCCGCGGCGGACCATCTGGTCGCTGCGTTCGGCCATACCTGGGGCTTAAAGTACAATATAACCCGCTGCTCGAACAACTATGGCCCGTATCAATTCCCCGAAAAAATGATTCCGCTGATGATAAACAACTCTCTCAACGACAAGGACCTCCCTATTTATGGTGATGGCCTGTATGTCCGTGACTGGCTGTATGTATATGACCACTGCGCCGCGGTATGGAAGGTCCTGACCGAAGCCCCTCCGCAGCAAATTTACAACATCGGCGGATGCAACGAGAAAACAAATATGGAGCTGGTCGGACTAATACTCGAACGTCTCAAAAAACCCCAATCCCTAATCAAACATGTCAAAGACAGGCCCGGTCACGACAGACGCTATGCCATTGACGCCAAAAAAATAATGACAGAGTTGCGCTGGCAGCCTTCGCTAAGCTTTGAAGAAGGAATTAACAAAACGATAGATTGGTATTTACAAAATCAGAAATGGCTGACAAACATTGTCTCCGGCGAATACCAGAAATATTATGATGCTATGTATTCAAATCGATGA
- a CDS encoding ABC transporter ATP-binding protein has translation MKAFNRIFEYIWPQWPRIVVVVTSAVLVSVLLSISFMTVIPLLKVMMNEEGLHGWVDRKTCNLFYGLDFYVPNIADVTGSENQDFVNQLLVTKVSKGSISYAAGFEVGDRIIEAGNALIGLKPENNPVRAPKLLQELATVKDNLITLKVKRFAPDGRPEIMTMAMNTAENTAYIDSLGWSGIERMKFNAGATLMKCAQSVLSRLPREQSSENQTKAIMFIIVGVGIVTLVRCIAKYYQSFLAEKVVQVGINHLRRDAFEHVLNMPMGFFANERPSDTVSRLVRDTGAMGNGIKIMLGKALREPLNAAFMLGVAAWLDWQLTLVFLCGAPPTLWLVSLLGRKMKKASRKSLMAWSRMLGKLQETMESLKVVKVYNQQHYEKDIFEQINLKLLKQLLKISRVDAATMPVLEVVGMAAGSVALVVGASWVAQKKIEGPEFLVLLILLGAAAEAVRKTSDIWNKIQEANAAAERVFAVMDQPLEPQQQEAVELALLKNTIEFKDIVFSYPGSDSPVLNGINLTVKAGHNVALVGPNGSGKTTLANLIPRFYDPDSGQVFIDGKDIRDATLFSLRSQIGMVTQDVVTFNDTIAANIAYGKPGATREEIISAAKRSFAHEFISPLPDGYDTVIGEQGVGLSGGQLQRVVIARAILKNPAILIFDEATSQVDADSEAKIHQAIEEIMHDRTSFVIAHRFSTIITADVIVVMDNGRIAAQGRHEELMRTCPLYRSLYETQLISLE, from the coding sequence ATGAAGGCATTTAACAGGATATTCGAGTATATCTGGCCGCAATGGCCGAGAATTGTCGTTGTTGTTACTAGCGCAGTTCTGGTTTCTGTTCTTTTATCTATTAGTTTTATGACTGTGATACCGCTGCTAAAGGTAATGATGAATGAAGAGGGACTGCATGGCTGGGTTGACAGGAAAACCTGTAACTTGTTTTACGGCCTGGATTTTTATGTTCCTAATATTGCCGATGTGACCGGCAGCGAAAACCAAGATTTTGTTAATCAGCTGCTGGTAACCAAAGTCTCAAAAGGGAGTATTTCTTATGCAGCGGGGTTTGAAGTCGGCGACAGAATCATCGAGGCGGGCAATGCTTTAATCGGGCTTAAGCCGGAAAATAATCCGGTCAGGGCGCCAAAATTGCTGCAGGAGTTAGCTACTGTAAAGGACAACCTGATTACATTAAAGGTCAAACGTTTTGCTCCTGACGGAAGGCCTGAAATTATGACAATGGCGATGAACACCGCCGAGAACACAGCCTACATTGACAGTTTAGGCTGGTCCGGTATTGAGCGAATGAAGTTCAATGCCGGTGCAACGCTTATGAAATGTGCGCAATCGGTACTCAGCAGATTGCCCAGGGAGCAGAGCAGTGAAAATCAGACAAAGGCCATAATGTTTATTATAGTGGGAGTCGGGATTGTTACGCTTGTTCGCTGCATAGCCAAGTATTATCAAAGTTTTCTTGCTGAAAAAGTTGTACAGGTTGGCATAAATCATTTGCGAAGGGATGCCTTTGAGCACGTTTTGAATATGCCGATGGGGTTTTTTGCCAATGAAAGACCCAGTGATACCGTCAGCAGGCTGGTGCGCGACACCGGAGCGATGGGCAACGGCATAAAAATAATGCTTGGTAAGGCCCTGCGTGAGCCGCTCAACGCGGCATTTATGCTGGGAGTTGCCGCTTGGTTAGATTGGCAGTTGACTCTTGTTTTTCTCTGCGGTGCGCCGCCGACCCTTTGGCTGGTAAGTCTGCTGGGAAGAAAAATGAAAAAGGCTTCAAGAAAATCTCTTATGGCCTGGTCGCGAATGCTCGGGAAGCTACAGGAAACAATGGAAAGTCTTAAAGTAGTTAAAGTATATAACCAGCAGCATTATGAGAAGGATATCTTCGAGCAGATAAATCTAAAGCTGTTAAAGCAACTGCTTAAAATTTCAAGGGTCGATGCGGCGACGATGCCTGTTCTGGAAGTAGTTGGAATGGCGGCAGGTTCTGTTGCGCTTGTGGTCGGCGCAAGCTGGGTGGCACAGAAGAAAATAGAAGGCCCTGAATTTCTGGTGCTGCTGATTTTACTGGGAGCCGCTGCGGAAGCAGTACGAAAGACAAGCGATATCTGGAACAAGATTCAGGAAGCAAATGCTGCTGCGGAGAGAGTTTTTGCTGTTATGGACCAGCCTTTAGAGCCGCAACAGCAGGAGGCGGTTGAACTTGCGCTTCTTAAGAACACGATCGAATTTAAAGATATTGTATTTAGCTATCCTGGTTCCGACAGTCCGGTCCTTAATGGAATCAATTTAACGGTAAAAGCCGGTCATAATGTTGCCCTGGTAGGCCCCAATGGCTCCGGCAAGACTACCCTTGCGAATTTGATACCTCGGTTCTACGACCCAGACAGCGGGCAGGTTTTTATAGACGGCAAGGACATTCGCGATGCGACACTATTTAGTTTGCGAAGCCAGATTGGAATGGTTACGCAGGATGTAGTGACGTTCAATGATACCATAGCGGCAAATATCGCATACGGCAAACCCGGCGCTACCAGAGAAGAGATAATTTCTGCAGCCAAGCGTTCATTTGCTCACGAATTTATTTCACCTCTGCCCGACGGCTATGATACGGTAATCGGAGAGCAGGGCGTCGGTCTCAGCGGAGGACAACTACAGAGAGTTGTTATTGCAAGAGCGATTTTGAAGAACCCCGCAATTCTGATTTTCGACGAGGCCACCAGTCAGGTTGATGCCGACAGCGAAGCGAAGATTCACCAAGCCATCGAGGAAATTATGCATGACAGGACCAGTTTTGTAATAGCGCATCGGTTCAGCACCATCATTACCGCAGATGTGATAGTGGTGATGGATAACGGACGAATTGCCGCCCAAGGCCGGCACGAGGAGCTGATGCGAACCTGCCCATTATACCGCAGCTTGTACGAAACCCAGTTGATATCGCTGGAATGA
- the rfbD gene encoding dTDP-4-dehydrorhamnose reductase produces the protein MAKNRIAILGGKGMLGSDLALACQQHRLIANVLDLPEFDITNEKHLSDALKNVDAVINCAAYTNVEKAESESELSYKVNAEAVGRLGFAAKQAGVWVLHISTDFVFDGTSGRPYVETDKPNPVNVYGASKLAGEELLVESRCSYCIMRVEWTYGSRGSNFVTKMIERAKTGKSLKVVDDQIGSPTATVEVAKTICNLLPKKPQDLFHFASTGYVSRFEMAKFIFDKLNMPVDLNSCKTDDFPTAAVRPLNSRFNCSKIKTLLDEPIESWQVSLERFLERL, from the coding sequence ATGGCTAAAAACAGGATTGCCATTTTGGGCGGCAAGGGTATGCTCGGCTCAGATTTGGCTCTGGCCTGTCAGCAGCACCGGCTTATTGCAAACGTGCTTGACCTGCCCGAGTTTGATATCACGAACGAAAAGCATCTCTCCGACGCCTTAAAGAATGTTGACGCTGTAATTAACTGCGCTGCTTATACGAACGTCGAAAAGGCAGAAAGCGAAAGTGAGCTTTCATACAAAGTCAACGCCGAAGCGGTAGGCAGGCTCGGCTTTGCCGCTAAACAGGCCGGCGTATGGGTTCTTCATATCAGTACCGATTTTGTCTTTGACGGCACATCCGGCAGACCCTATGTCGAAACTGACAAACCAAATCCGGTAAATGTTTACGGTGCGAGCAAACTGGCCGGCGAAGAGCTTTTAGTTGAAAGCCGCTGCAGTTACTGTATAATGCGAGTCGAATGGACCTACGGCTCGCGCGGCAGTAATTTTGTAACCAAGATGATTGAACGTGCAAAAACAGGAAAAAGCTTAAAAGTTGTCGACGACCAAATAGGTTCGCCGACAGCCACAGTCGAAGTCGCTAAAACTATTTGCAATTTGTTGCCGAAGAAACCCCAGGACTTGTTTCATTTTGCAAGTACAGGTTACGTCAGCCGTTTTGAAATGGCAAAATTCATTTTTGATAAGCTCAATATGCCTGTGGATTTGAACAGTTGCAAAACCGACGACTTCCCCACTGCTGCTGTAAGACCCTTAAACAGCCGTTTCAACTGCAGCAAAATCAAAACCCTGCTTGATGAGCCGATTGAAAGCTGGCAGGTGTCGTTAGAACGCTTTTTGGAGAGGTTATGA
- a CDS encoding dTDP-4-dehydrorhamnose 3,5-epimerase family protein, with protein sequence MTKKIAALKTVFADEGLIISGSGKLIDGVKARRAKVLYDERGWLGEIMRADDPWFEKFGQVYFTTTHPGTVKAWHWHKKQTDHFYVIKGMVKIALYDERKDSPTYETVNQLYLGELCPGVVRIPPGVQHGWMCVSGTEAYIVNIVSEMYDYSHPDEYRTHPHDNHIPYDWTRKDG encoded by the coding sequence GTGACAAAAAAAATAGCAGCGCTAAAAACGGTTTTTGCAGATGAGGGACTGATTATCAGCGGTTCAGGAAAACTTATTGACGGCGTAAAGGCCCGGCGGGCGAAAGTGTTATATGATGAACGCGGCTGGCTCGGCGAAATAATGAGAGCCGACGACCCTTGGTTTGAAAAATTCGGCCAAGTTTATTTTACCACAACTCATCCAGGCACCGTCAAGGCCTGGCACTGGCACAAGAAGCAAACTGACCACTTTTACGTCATCAAGGGGATGGTAAAAATCGCACTCTATGACGAACGCAAAGATTCACCTACTTACGAAACCGTCAATCAGCTTTACTTGGGTGAGCTCTGTCCGGGAGTGGTTCGCATACCGCCCGGCGTTCAGCACGGCTGGATGTGTGTCAGTGGAACGGAAGCTTACATAGTAAACATAGTCTCCGAGATGTATGACTACTCGCACCCAGACGAATACCGCACACACCCCCACGACAACCATATCCCGTACGATTGGACACGTAAGGATGGCTAA
- a CDS encoding aspartyl protease family protein — protein sequence MSDNKGLLCRKNFVLLFIAVLCWIPAVEAKKPDWQRQPVNWRMTGGSSIKAVNYPQEKTPPMFGKRKGRRPASLHKKVLPAEAAFRLAPLAKKTPASMIALVIDSPPVDGFVPWIAVAVTNERFNEDDLRFDAVPIDFVSGSYLTPNPESDYAVGIFDTGASAHIISHAAASQAGLSGPYLTSNTVEVSGVTGSVFAWVSYPLGIFIDGLGAIEPDGMLYDTSGMVGETNVSVVVGDAFDSPNLPTAIGSPLSVYFAADFHNDRQITISHGSEDFTGPDISFYELSDPCCPTYSNKIPLELRPLGGIDVEYIPYIDPFNPFELPPASPSIIIGNLSQSIFFVHSVDLYEGSKSAIDKDRFMLDTGAQVTVVGSRVAARLGLNPANPAFEVEIQGVTGDIIMAPGFYIDSIDIPALGEWLSFTDIPVILLDVASPEGGTADGIIGMNLFVELNFVLRGGGLLGLDDPSIEFALMPLIADIAPPGGDHKVDFLDLAELASHWLQTPSSPDWNSQCDLAPTSSPDGIVNFLDFAVLANHWLESVEL from the coding sequence ATGTCAGATAATAAAGGCCTTTTGTGCCGCAAAAACTTTGTTCTGTTGTTCATTGCTGTCCTTTGCTGGATTCCTGCCGTTGAAGCCAAAAAGCCGGACTGGCAGCGACAACCAGTTAATTGGCGTATGACCGGCGGCAGCTCCATCAAGGCCGTCAACTACCCTCAAGAAAAAACGCCGCCGATGTTCGGTAAACGAAAGGGCCGTCGGCCGGCATCCCTGCATAAAAAAGTTCTTCCAGCAGAAGCTGCCTTCCGCCTTGCGCCCCTTGCTAAGAAAACCCCCGCTTCCATGATTGCCCTTGTGATTGACTCGCCTCCCGTAGACGGATTCGTTCCATGGATAGCCGTTGCCGTAACCAACGAGCGTTTCAACGAAGATGATTTGCGATTTGATGCAGTACCAATAGATTTCGTCTCCGGAAGCTACCTGACGCCCAATCCGGAATCTGACTACGCCGTCGGCATCTTCGACACAGGTGCCAGCGCTCACATAATCAGTCACGCTGCCGCCAGCCAGGCTGGCCTTTCCGGTCCATACCTTACCTCAAATACGGTTGAGGTTTCCGGCGTCACCGGCTCGGTCTTTGCCTGGGTAAGCTATCCGCTGGGCATCTTCATCGATGGACTCGGTGCGATAGAACCTGATGGTATGCTCTACGACACCTCCGGCATGGTCGGCGAGACTAACGTCTCTGTCGTCGTAGGTGATGCGTTCGATTCACCGAACTTACCCACAGCCATTGGTTCGCCTCTGTCTGTTTACTTTGCTGCGGATTTCCATAACGACCGTCAAATCACCATTTCCCATGGCAGCGAGGATTTCACAGGTCCGGACATATCATTTTATGAACTCTCTGACCCCTGCTGCCCGACCTATTCCAACAAAATACCTCTGGAGTTGCGGCCTCTCGGCGGTATTGACGTAGAATATATTCCCTATATCGACCCGTTTAACCCCTTTGAACTTCCTCCAGCAAGCCCCTCCATAATAATCGGCAACTTGTCTCAAAGCATCTTTTTTGTCCACAGTGTTGACCTTTACGAAGGCAGTAAAAGTGCTATCGACAAAGACCGTTTTATGCTCGACACCGGCGCCCAGGTCACTGTTGTCGGCTCAAGAGTGGCTGCCCGTCTCGGTCTCAATCCAGCTAACCCAGCCTTTGAGGTCGAGATACAGGGAGTTACAGGCGATATCATAATGGCCCCCGGCTTTTACATCGATTCAATTGACATACCTGCATTGGGCGAATGGCTCTCCTTCACAGACATCCCCGTTATTCTGCTTGACGTTGCCTCGCCCGAAGGCGGAACCGCCGATGGCATAATCGGCATGAACCTTTTCGTTGAGCTTAACTTCGTACTTCGGGGCGGAGGCCTCTTGGGGCTGGATGACCCTTCCATCGAATTTGCTCTTATGCCTCTTATTGCCGACATTGCACCGCCGGGCGGTGACCACAAGGTGGACTTCCTGGACCTGGCCGAGTTAGCCAGCCACTGGCTCCAAACTCCATCTTCGCCGGACTGGAACTCGCAATGTGATTTGGCTCCGACGTCGAGTCCTGATGGCATCGTCAATTTCCTTGATTTCGCCGTGCTGGCCAACCATTGGCTTGAAAGTGTGGAACTTTAA
- a CDS encoding sugar phosphate nucleotidyltransferase, with amino-acid sequence MDLRGVVLAGGSGTRLRPLTKVTNKHLLPVGQKPMIYYPIEKLTSIGVEQILIVTGVEYMGAVVGLLGSGKEFGCQFTYKVQDEAGGIAQALGLAQNFAQHFAVILGDNIFQANLKTYADKFIAQKTGARILLKQVSQPQRFGVAQISGDKVINIEEKPKKPKSDYAVTGIYFYDSSVFDVIRTLKPSARGELEISDVNNAYIEKGQLMYDILDGWWSDAGTFESLKKVNELVVEEPPQ; translated from the coding sequence ATGGATTTAAGAGGTGTCGTTCTTGCCGGTGGCAGTGGAACACGGCTTAGACCGCTAACCAAGGTCACAAATAAGCATCTGCTTCCCGTCGGGCAGAAACCTATGATTTATTACCCGATTGAGAAGCTAACATCCATCGGCGTCGAGCAGATATTGATTGTAACAGGTGTCGAATATATGGGCGCCGTAGTCGGTCTGCTTGGCTCCGGCAAAGAGTTTGGCTGTCAGTTTACATACAAGGTACAGGACGAGGCCGGCGGGATTGCCCAGGCCCTCGGACTGGCCCAAAACTTCGCGCAACACTTCGCCGTTATCCTCGGCGATAATATCTTCCAAGCCAATCTGAAGACCTATGCTGATAAGTTTATCGCCCAGAAAACCGGCGCGAGGATACTGCTTAAACAAGTCTCGCAGCCTCAGCGATTTGGCGTCGCTCAAATATCCGGCGACAAAGTTATTAATATCGAAGAAAAACCGAAAAAGCCAAAATCGGATTACGCCGTAACAGGTATATATTTCTATGATTCCTCGGTTTTTGATGTTATACGAACGCTCAAGCCGTCAGCTCGTGGTGAGCTTGAAATCTCTGATGTCAACAACGCTTATATAGAGAAAGGCCAGCTGATGTATGATATTCTCGATGGCTGGTGGAGTGATGCCGGAACGTTCGAATCCTTAAAGAAAGTAAATGAATTAGTTGTAGAGGAGCCGCCACAGTGA
- a CDS encoding class I SAM-dependent methyltransferase, translating to MLRKPNASQSYLDKYKIQDDQYSFPYHHIPHFDKKGVGVRFRALSWGFEYLCYSRHVCELVHTLTPSSVLEVGCGDGRVIGMLDWGIDRRVGVDLSKRAIRFAKAFYHEIEFLSVDARELKETFDVVLTVSVLEHISDDQVSTFLKTLEERTNRGGYVVISIPTTVARVSKKHYRHYDLNLLQKQLEEADVHLDIVNVEYVYRNSLLVKLYSKVAKNHHWFIEFRVFNYLIWNYVWKRLRKADEKHGKHLVVVLGKK from the coding sequence ATGTTGCGTAAACCGAATGCTTCGCAAAGCTATTTAGATAAATACAAGATTCAAGACGACCAGTACAGCTTTCCTTATCATCACATTCCCCATTTTGACAAAAAAGGTGTTGGGGTGCGCTTTCGAGCGCTAAGCTGGGGATTTGAATATCTCTGCTATTCAAGGCATGTCTGCGAACTTGTCCATACCCTGACCCCTTCATCGGTACTTGAGGTTGGTTGCGGAGATGGACGTGTAATAGGTATGCTTGACTGGGGGATAGACCGGCGGGTAGGCGTGGACCTATCCAAACGGGCTATTCGTTTCGCCAAGGCATTTTACCACGAAATTGAGTTTTTATCTGTTGACGCCAGGGAATTGAAAGAGACGTTCGATGTGGTTTTAACAGTATCAGTCCTGGAGCATATTTCGGATGATCAAGTTAGCACATTCTTAAAGACTTTAGAAGAACGAACCAATAGGGGTGGCTATGTTGTTATATCTATTCCCACAACGGTTGCCCGCGTGAGTAAGAAACATTATCGCCATTACGATTTGAACTTACTCCAAAAACAGCTTGAAGAAGCCGACGTACATTTGGATATTGTCAACGTCGAATACGTGTATAGGAATAGCCTATTAGTTAAACTGTACTCGAAAGTTGCTAAAAATCACCACTGGTTTATAGAATTTAGAGTATTTAACTACTTGATATGGAATTATGTATGGAAACGATTGCGCAAAGCAGACGAAAAGCATGGAAAACACCTCGTTGTTGTTCTCGGGAAAAAATGA
- a CDS encoding glycosyltransferase family 2 protein, which translates to MAPKVSVLIPAYNRKVYLRETLESVLAQTYKNYEIVVIDDGSTDGTEEMLNESGYNIRYYWVDHIGQYAARNKLIQLAQGEYITFVDSDDLLFPDTIERLIKAIEEHGPNVIAYGAYVGIDEKGRFVKRKQHLLPSGNITTELFEFIYVHSCGMMCAKTLYEEVGGFDASLKCCAFYKLLLKMSVKCKFIPIEGPTFKRRRHKDNVSVRSFANRNTEFDVLEDFYFDGGGEKLIPRSRAMKRLSQEGYRAGRCAIQEEMYEQARQLLGQSFRRHPNIKSLFHWSRAILKSHLAVR; encoded by the coding sequence ATGGCTCCTAAAGTTAGTGTTCTCATACCTGCGTATAACCGGAAAGTCTATCTCAGAGAAACGCTTGAGAGCGTGCTTGCTCAGACCTACAAAAACTATGAGATTGTTGTAATTGATGATGGTTCAACAGACGGCACAGAAGAAATGCTCAATGAGAGCGGTTATAACATCAGGTACTATTGGGTAGACCACATTGGGCAGTATGCTGCGCGGAATAAACTTATCCAACTTGCACAGGGAGAGTATATTACATTCGTCGATTCCGATGACCTTTTATTTCCGGATACTATTGAGAGATTAATAAAGGCGATAGAGGAACATGGGCCTAATGTGATCGCCTATGGGGCATACGTAGGCATTGATGAAAAAGGCAGGTTCGTAAAACGAAAACAACATCTGCTGCCCTCAGGTAATATCACAACGGAGCTGTTTGAATTTATTTATGTTCATTCCTGCGGGATGATGTGTGCTAAAACGCTTTATGAAGAGGTTGGTGGTTTTGACGCGTCTCTAAAGTGCTGTGCTTTTTACAAACTCTTGTTAAAAATGTCCGTCAAATGTAAGTTCATCCCCATTGAAGGCCCGACTTTCAAAAGAAGGCGTCATAAAGACAATGTTTCCGTCCGTTCATTTGCTAACCGTAATACCGAATTTGATGTCCTCGAGGATTTCTACTTCGACGGAGGCGGCGAAAAGCTGATACCTCGTTCTCGGGCAATGAAGAGACTTAGCCAGGAAGGCTATAGAGCAGGCCGCTGTGCAATTCAGGAGGAGATGTACGAACAGGCACGCCAACTGCTCGGCCAATCTTTTCGCCGGCATCCGAATATCAAGTCATTGTTCCATTGGTCGCGAGCAATCTTGAAAAGCCACCTTGCTGTTCGTTAA
- a CDS encoding 3-deoxy-D-manno-octulosonic acid transferase, translated as MKFIIDCVYLLIAFAITPFVLYRMVRYGRYRAGWANRFGRIARKDPALKKCIWLHAVSLGEVNAAKTLVEELKKRFTSFEIVISTTTDTGFARATTVFGASHKVFYFPFDFSCTMRRAFLGIQPVACILMELEVWPNFVLIANQLHTPVIVVNGRLTNRSFSKYKKIKPLAKEMFRRLSLVLAQTDEYAQRFIEIGCQRAKVFVTGSLKYDTAQITDKVDGTDTLAEQLNLRTQNSELKTQLWVAGATGPGEEQIILEVYKNLKEQFKDLRLAIVPRKPERFDEVAQLIEQSGFNLIRYSQIKNNERQVTGNESRVILGDTMGDLRKFYSLATIIFAGRSLAPMGGSDMIEAAALGKCTIFGPWIHNFQQTADDLLAAQGGIMVKDKQDLLETMQKCLSDPDFTEKIARNGQNVIRNNQGATQKTIDHIAKFLDNA; from the coding sequence ATGAAATTCATCATCGATTGTGTATATTTGCTGATAGCTTTCGCAATTACCCCCTTCGTTCTGTATCGGATGGTCAGATACGGACGATATCGGGCCGGCTGGGCTAATCGCTTTGGCAGAATTGCCCGCAAAGACCCAGCCCTGAAAAAATGCATCTGGCTCCACGCCGTAAGCCTCGGCGAGGTCAACGCAGCTAAGACCCTCGTCGAAGAGCTTAAAAAAAGATTCACCAGTTTCGAAATCGTAATAAGCACTACTACCGACACCGGTTTCGCCCGTGCAACCACCGTCTTCGGTGCTAGTCATAAAGTCTTTTACTTCCCGTTCGATTTCTCCTGTACGATGCGACGTGCCTTTCTCGGAATCCAGCCGGTCGCCTGCATCCTGATGGAACTGGAAGTTTGGCCCAATTTTGTCCTAATTGCAAACCAGTTGCATACCCCTGTCATTGTGGTCAATGGCCGATTAACCAACAGAAGTTTCTCTAAATACAAAAAGATAAAACCGCTCGCCAAGGAAATGTTCAGAAGATTAAGTCTCGTTCTCGCCCAGACGGACGAATACGCTCAGCGCTTCATAGAAATTGGCTGCCAAAGAGCAAAAGTATTCGTTACCGGCTCACTCAAATATGACACTGCCCAAATCACCGACAAAGTTGATGGCACAGATACGCTCGCCGAACAACTGAACCTAAGAACTCAAAACTCAGAACTCAAAACTCAGTTATGGGTCGCTGGCGCAACAGGCCCAGGCGAAGAGCAAATCATTCTCGAAGTATACAAAAACCTAAAGGAACAATTCAAAGACCTGCGATTGGCTATTGTCCCCCGAAAACCCGAACGTTTCGACGAAGTCGCTCAACTCATAGAACAATCCGGCTTCAACCTCATCCGATATAGCCAAATCAAAAACAACGAGCGACAAGTCACGGGCAACGAGTCACGGGTTATCCTCGGCGATACCATGGGCGACCTGCGTAAATTCTACTCCCTCGCGACTATAATTTTTGCAGGCCGTTCTCTAGCCCCAATGGGCGGCTCGGATATGATTGAAGCTGCCGCGCTGGGCAAATGCACAATCTTCGGCCCATGGATTCATAACTTCCAGCAGACCGCCGACGACCTTTTAGCCGCTCAGGGCGGAATTATGGTAAAAGACAAACAGGATTTGCTCGAAACAATGCAGAAGTGCCTAAGTGACCCCGACTTCACCGAAAAAATCGCCCGCAATGGCCAAAACGTAATCCGAAATAACCAAGGCGCAACCCAAAAAACCATCGACCATATCGCAAAATTCCTGGACAACGCTTAA